From one Flavobacterium sp. N502536 genomic stretch:
- a CDS encoding SusC/RagA family TonB-linked outer membrane protein — MFTNQNLKSLKWCLLVYFLLANIVMNAQERKVTGKVTSAEDLLGLPGANVYIKGSSVGASADMDGNYTVIVSEKNAVLVFNFIGYQTVEIPVGNKTVVNVSLKPDTKNLDEVVVVGYGTRKKSDITGSVSSVTAKELTAYPLLNAEQALQGRAAGVSVQSNNGGEPGAPVKIRVRGGTSINASGDALIVVDGFAGASMPAPQDIASIEILKDASATAIYGSRGSNGVIMVTTKKGKPGAPVIEFSNSTSVQSVNNKLHLLNADQFVAYRKSFTTHTAAGSDTDWQDVIYRNGLISNSQLSFSGGSDKIKYYVSGNYFNQNGVVINSGIDKYTIVSNLEADLSDKFKVGLNLFQSKQNKEGIISQTSAGGTGAAGVIAAAYRFMPDKGIYNADGTFTTTAPIGDDIDNPYATAMENILEVINITNRSNFFASYQLTKDLNFKTTLGLTESNSQTGRYTPSTLIAGKNIKGEASVNNTRFSSFLTENYLTFKREIVEKGILTVLGGYSYQKNRNENSYAAARGFLTNTNSYHNLGAGTVFLKPDSGLSETELISAFGRLNFDYADKYLFTFTARRDGSSSFSKNYKYGTFPSGAIGWNIGKENFLKDSKTVSNFKLRASYGATGNPSIGAYSTLSRFSEIYDVSGDVIVNAVQLTSLDNPNLKWETSYQQDYGIDLGLFDNRISITADYYKTITKDLLFNRPLPGVSGIASQLQNVGELENKGWELGINTKNFTGADFTWSTSFNISSNKNKVLKLADDKDLLINSTPGHFLATDSQILRVGQPVGSFFGFVYDGVIQQGETVLPGNFETIAGGEKFRDVNGDGKLDSSDKTIIGNPNPDFIFGLNNDFTYKNLDLNIFFQGSEGNQILNYTLMELASGNNNATTEVLDAWTPTHTDTNVPINAARTKRVTSRFVYDASYIRLKNISLGYSLDDKIVSKMGLSKVRFYISAQNLWTITNYPGSDPEVNYLNDTNARSNTNLGLDYGSYPNVRTFTLGFNLKF; from the coding sequence ATGTTTACAAACCAAAATTTAAAATCGCTTAAATGGTGTTTGCTGGTCTATTTTTTACTGGCGAATATTGTGATGAACGCACAGGAAAGAAAAGTCACAGGAAAAGTTACTTCCGCTGAAGACTTGCTTGGACTTCCGGGTGCTAATGTGTATATCAAAGGATCTTCAGTGGGTGCATCAGCAGATATGGATGGAAACTATACTGTTATCGTTTCTGAGAAAAATGCCGTATTAGTCTTCAACTTCATAGGATATCAAACTGTCGAAATTCCAGTAGGCAATAAAACCGTAGTCAATGTCAGCTTAAAACCGGATACTAAAAATCTCGATGAAGTAGTCGTTGTGGGTTATGGTACCCGTAAAAAGAGCGACATCACGGGTTCCGTATCTTCGGTGACAGCCAAAGAACTAACCGCTTATCCGTTATTAAATGCAGAACAGGCATTACAAGGCCGTGCTGCGGGAGTATCGGTACAATCCAATAATGGTGGCGAACCGGGTGCTCCCGTAAAAATCAGGGTTCGTGGCGGTACTTCTATCAATGCTAGTGGAGATGCGCTTATCGTGGTAGACGGTTTTGCCGGTGCATCGATGCCCGCCCCTCAGGATATTGCTTCGATCGAGATTTTAAAAGATGCTTCGGCTACTGCCATTTACGGATCTAGAGGTTCAAATGGAGTTATCATGGTTACCACAAAAAAAGGAAAACCAGGAGCTCCTGTTATCGAATTCAGTAATTCTACCTCCGTGCAGTCTGTCAACAATAAATTGCATCTGCTAAATGCAGATCAATTTGTAGCCTACCGAAAAAGTTTCACCACACACACTGCGGCAGGTTCGGATACAGACTGGCAGGACGTTATTTATCGTAACGGATTAATTTCTAACTCCCAATTGTCATTTTCAGGCGGGTCAGACAAAATCAAATACTATGTTTCTGGAAATTATTTCAATCAAAATGGAGTTGTAATTAACTCCGGAATTGACAAATACACCATTGTAAGTAATCTGGAAGCCGATTTGAGCGACAAGTTTAAAGTGGGTCTGAATTTATTTCAAAGCAAACAAAATAAAGAAGGAATCATCAGCCAGACCAGTGCGGGAGGAACAGGAGCCGCAGGTGTAATTGCCGCTGCTTACCGTTTTATGCCCGACAAAGGAATTTATAATGCCGACGGAACTTTTACCACCACAGCACCTATTGGAGATGATATCGACAATCCGTACGCGACAGCTATGGAAAACATACTGGAGGTAATCAACATTACCAACAGAAGTAACTTCTTTGCATCGTATCAACTTACCAAAGATCTGAACTTCAAAACCACTTTAGGGTTGACCGAATCCAATTCACAAACCGGAAGATATACTCCATCCACTTTAATTGCGGGAAAAAACATCAAAGGAGAAGCTTCTGTAAACAATACCAGATTCTCTTCTTTCTTAACTGAAAATTACCTGACTTTCAAACGTGAAATCGTCGAAAAAGGAATCCTTACGGTACTTGGAGGTTACTCCTATCAAAAAAACAGAAACGAAAACTCCTATGCCGCTGCAAGAGGTTTTTTAACAAACACCAACTCCTATCATAACTTAGGTGCCGGAACCGTATTCTTAAAACCCGATTCGGGATTGTCAGAGACAGAACTGATCTCGGCTTTCGGAAGGTTAAACTTTGATTATGCCGATAAATACCTGTTCACTTTTACAGCCCGTAGAGACGGTTCGTCAAGCTTTAGTAAAAATTACAAGTACGGAACCTTCCCTTCTGGAGCAATTGGCTGGAATATCGGTAAGGAAAACTTTCTGAAAGACAGCAAAACGGTTTCAAACTTTAAATTGAGAGCCAGTTACGGAGCCACCGGAAACCCATCGATCGGAGCTTATTCGACACTTTCCCGATTTTCTGAAATTTATGATGTAAGTGGAGACGTGATTGTCAATGCGGTTCAGCTGACTTCTTTAGACAATCCGAACTTAAAATGGGAGACCTCCTACCAACAGGATTACGGAATTGATCTCGGTTTATTTGATAACCGAATCAGTATCACAGCCGATTATTACAAAACAATTACCAAAGATCTATTGTTCAACCGACCTTTACCGGGCGTTTCAGGAATTGCTTCTCAACTTCAAAATGTTGGAGAATTAGAAAATAAAGGATGGGAATTAGGCATCAATACCAAAAACTTTACCGGAGCTGATTTTACATGGTCAACGAGTTTTAATATCTCTTCCAACAAAAACAAAGTACTGAAATTAGCCGACGACAAAGATCTTTTAATCAACTCTACGCCGGGTCACTTCCTTGCGACCGATTCTCAAATTTTAAGAGTCGGACAACCTGTTGGTTCTTTCTTCGGATTTGTTTACGACGGTGTAATTCAGCAGGGAGAAACCGTTCTGCCTGGGAATTTTGAGACAATAGCCGGAGGAGAAAAATTCAGAGATGTAAACGGTGACGGCAAACTGGATTCAAGCGACAAAACCATCATAGGAAACCCAAATCCTGATTTCATCTTCGGACTTAATAACGATTTCACGTATAAAAATCTTGATCTTAATATTTTCTTTCAGGGTTCAGAAGGGAATCAGATTTTAAACTATACGCTGATGGAACTGGCCTCAGGAAACAATAATGCTACAACCGAAGTTTTGGATGCCTGGACACCAACTCACACCGATACTAATGTGCCTATTAATGCGGCAAGAACGAAAAGAGTTACTTCAAGATTTGTGTACGATGCAAGCTACATTCGTTTGAAAAACATCTCTTTAGGTTATAGTCTGGATGATAAAATTGTATCCAAAATGGGATTGAGTAAAGTTCGTTTTTACATCAGTGCTCAAAACTTATGGACGATTACCAATTACCCGGGTTCTGATCCGGAAGTAAACTACCTGAACGATACCAACGCCAGAAGCAACACCAACTTAGGATTGGATTATGGAAGCTATCCGAATGTGAGAACGTTTACACTGGGCTTTAATTTAAAATTTTAG
- a CDS encoding two-component regulator propeller domain-containing protein, whose protein sequence is MKYKIAFLLLLFISGNMLSQNKYRLKNISTTDGLSQSSVIVIHQDKLGQMWLGTRDGLNKYDGSKFTIFRNDVTNKHSISNNDILSIEEDNTGKIWVGTYNGLNCYDPVNNRFTRYLHTKTNHTISSNAIWSIKEIGDEMWFGTSKGITLYNKKTKLFTSLFHSDTDDTTVPSNNIITILKSKKGEIWIGTTKGLCKLISRKKGKYIFKNYPLNSIDLLNVVALTEDVSGNLWVGTKNKGLLKLDQNSNAFVSFLPDEKYSEINTDIRSLAIDKQGSLWIGAYDGIYILGKDKSIQKINSTNNSNGIDKVKSIFIDRKGSVWIGCYYKGVNIWDISNVNFSNYNQNSKKIPMSFDVVSSIVADKNHNVYFGTEGGGITVFNRNTEAVGYINSQSGKNVKNDIKSMCLSADVLWIGTFSKGLSAYNINSKKIEDHRIAPALNTLLKESGVYSIKAEGNGILWIGTFGKGLIRYDTFSKTFEVIGNDTAQPEYLTNNIVRTMLVDEKKGIWVGTQNGLNYIPLQHSTSKKYSIKHYFFDSSSLSGDDILTLFQDSQKKIWVGTKAKGLHYFDGKKFSKINLRVGNTIITSIHSILEDDDKNLWISTNQGIIKYNTVQKTVVIYDQKDGLASNEFNDNSALKLDSNKFYFGSPSGVTFFDAKKISLNRYAPQVLITNLKIKNETIHPNDTLGILEKSITYTKTITLDYDKANFSIDFAIPNYIRSKNNQYSYRLLGLENNWTTTKSSEAIFAIQNPGTYVFEVRGANNDGVWNKTPTTLTVIVKPAPWRSIWAFLLYGILIGLGIYGLIWIMKSKAALKQKLELEYLETKRIEENNLAKLDFFTNISHEFRTPLTLILGPLQQILSNYNGTNEMYKKLLVIEGSANHLLSLINRLMDFRKLENHQVTLESAEGNIVKFTKEIFLSFIEYAKDGGYHYTFEAADEEILLYFDRYKLERVFYNLISNAFRYTPKGGNIHLKITHDHENLFIAVEDSGVGIAAEHIDKIFDLFYEVPIHNNVQKNYNKGTGIGLSIVKNIVKLHKGNIEVENQPTGGVVFKITLPLGRSHLLDHEIIENFQISDAIEQYSSQLEASETTEREDIAGLVMNNEKPTILLVEDHKILRSFMKNLLKEEYNIIEAENGKAAFEKAQQYVPNLIISDVIMPEMVGTELCSKIKENLKTSHIPVILLTSRTSLVYKFEGLESGADDYISKPFNLTEFKLRIKNLLNSTERLKNKFSNEDSFVPSEITVSSLDEELLKKAFKIVEENISNEQFDIPFFCTELGVSRTMLFLKIKAWTNYTPNEFIHEIRMKRAAQLLEQNKLNVSEVSYKVGFNNPKYFSKCFQKKYGETPTQFADKFFSSSVIY, encoded by the coding sequence ATGAAATACAAAATAGCCTTTCTACTACTCCTTTTTATTTCCGGAAACATGCTTTCCCAAAATAAATACCGTCTCAAAAACATCTCGACTACTGACGGGCTTTCGCAGAGTTCTGTTATTGTAATTCATCAGGATAAACTGGGACAAATGTGGTTGGGTACCCGTGACGGACTCAATAAATACGATGGCAGTAAATTCACCATTTTCAGGAATGATGTCACCAACAAACATTCGATCAGCAACAATGACATTTTATCCATTGAAGAAGACAATACAGGAAAAATCTGGGTGGGGACCTACAACGGACTCAACTGTTACGATCCTGTCAATAATCGCTTTACCCGATATTTGCACACCAAAACCAATCATACCATAAGCAGTAATGCCATTTGGTCGATTAAAGAAATTGGTGACGAAATGTGGTTTGGAACTTCAAAAGGAATCACTCTTTACAATAAAAAAACCAAGCTGTTCACTTCTCTTTTTCACTCAGACACAGACGATACAACAGTACCCAGCAACAATATCATCACCATTTTAAAAAGCAAAAAAGGCGAAATCTGGATTGGAACCACCAAAGGTTTGTGCAAACTTATCAGCAGAAAAAAAGGAAAATATATCTTTAAAAACTATCCTTTAAATTCCATAGACCTTCTGAATGTTGTGGCCCTTACAGAAGATGTTTCGGGCAATTTGTGGGTGGGAACAAAAAACAAAGGTCTTTTAAAACTAGACCAAAACTCCAACGCATTTGTCTCCTTTTTACCTGATGAAAAATACAGCGAAATCAATACGGATATCCGTTCTCTGGCAATCGACAAACAAGGTTCGTTATGGATTGGTGCCTACGACGGAATCTATATTTTAGGAAAAGACAAAAGCATTCAAAAAATAAACAGCACGAACAATAGCAACGGAATTGATAAGGTAAAATCGATATTTATTGACCGAAAAGGTTCCGTTTGGATTGGCTGTTACTACAAAGGCGTCAACATCTGGGACATTTCAAATGTTAATTTTTCCAACTACAATCAGAATTCTAAAAAAATCCCCATGAGTTTTGATGTTGTGAGTTCGATTGTGGCCGATAAAAATCACAATGTCTATTTTGGAACAGAAGGCGGCGGCATCACGGTTTTTAACCGAAATACCGAAGCGGTAGGTTATATCAACAGTCAAAGCGGCAAAAACGTCAAAAACGATATCAAATCCATGTGTCTTTCTGCTGATGTTTTGTGGATAGGAACTTTCTCGAAAGGGCTGTCTGCTTACAACATTAATTCAAAAAAAATAGAAGACCATCGAATTGCGCCCGCGTTAAACACTTTACTCAAAGAATCCGGTGTCTATTCGATCAAAGCTGAGGGCAACGGTATCCTTTGGATTGGGACTTTTGGAAAAGGCCTGATTCGGTACGACACCTTTTCTAAAACCTTTGAAGTCATCGGAAATGATACTGCCCAGCCTGAATATTTAACCAACAACATTGTGCGAACGATGCTGGTGGATGAAAAAAAAGGAATCTGGGTTGGAACTCAAAACGGATTGAATTACATTCCATTGCAACATTCCACTTCAAAAAAATACAGCATCAAACATTACTTTTTTGATTCTTCTTCCCTGTCCGGAGACGATATCCTAACCTTATTCCAAGACAGTCAAAAGAAAATCTGGGTAGGAACAAAAGCCAAAGGCCTTCATTATTTTGATGGAAAAAAATTCTCTAAAATCAATTTAAGAGTTGGAAACACCATCATTACTTCCATACATTCCATCCTTGAAGACGATGACAAAAACCTATGGATCAGTACCAATCAGGGCATCATAAAATACAATACCGTTCAGAAAACAGTTGTAATCTACGATCAGAAAGACGGTTTGGCTAGCAATGAATTTAATGATAACTCGGCCTTAAAACTCGATTCTAATAAATTCTATTTCGGGAGCCCATCGGGTGTAACCTTTTTTGATGCCAAAAAAATCTCTCTGAACCGCTATGCACCTCAGGTATTAATTACCAATTTGAAAATCAAAAACGAAACCATACATCCCAATGATACTCTTGGTATCCTCGAAAAAAGCATTACCTACACCAAAACCATAACGCTCGATTACGACAAAGCCAATTTCTCCATTGATTTTGCGATTCCCAACTACATTCGATCCAAAAACAATCAATACAGCTATCGTCTGTTGGGACTGGAAAACAACTGGACCACAACCAAAAGTTCCGAAGCTATTTTTGCCATTCAGAACCCAGGAACCTATGTTTTTGAAGTTCGTGGGGCCAACAATGATGGTGTCTGGAATAAAACTCCAACGACCTTAACAGTTATCGTAAAACCGGCTCCCTGGCGCAGTATCTGGGCATTTTTACTCTACGGAATTTTAATCGGACTGGGAATATACGGCTTAATCTGGATCATGAAATCTAAAGCTGCACTAAAACAAAAACTGGAGCTAGAATATCTCGAAACCAAACGCATCGAGGAAAACAACCTTGCCAAACTCGATTTCTTCACCAATATTTCGCATGAGTTCAGAACACCTTTGACCTTAATTTTGGGCCCTTTACAGCAAATTCTGTCCAACTATAACGGTACAAATGAAATGTATAAAAAGTTACTGGTTATTGAAGGAAGTGCCAATCATCTTCTGAGCCTGATCAATCGCCTGATGGATTTTAGAAAACTCGAAAATCATCAGGTAACACTCGAATCAGCGGAAGGAAATATTGTAAAATTCACCAAAGAGATCTTTCTATCATTTATCGAATATGCAAAAGACGGCGGTTACCACTACACCTTCGAAGCAGCAGATGAAGAAATCCTTCTGTACTTTGACCGCTATAAACTGGAACGTGTTTTTTACAATCTAATTTCCAATGCCTTTCGATACACCCCAAAAGGTGGAAACATCCATCTTAAAATAACACACGACCATGAAAACCTTTTTATAGCCGTAGAAGATTCGGGAGTTGGCATCGCAGCCGAACATATTGATAAAATTTTTGATCTGTTTTACGAAGTTCCGATCCACAACAACGTACAGAAAAACTACAACAAAGGAACCGGAATTGGTCTTTCAATTGTAAAAAACATCGTAAAACTCCACAAAGGAAATATTGAGGTAGAAAACCAACCAACCGGAGGTGTCGTATTTAAAATAACACTTCCCTTAGGCCGATCTCATCTTCTGGACCATGAAATTATAGAAAACTTCCAAATCAGTGATGCGATCGAGCAGTACAGTTCGCAACTCGAAGCTTCTGAAACAACTGAACGCGAAGACATTGCCGGTCTTGTAATGAACAATGAAAAACCAACCATTTTACTTGTCGAAGATCATAAAATTCTTCGATCGTTTATGAAAAATCTACTTAAAGAAGAGTACAATATCATTGAAGCTGAAAATGGAAAGGCCGCGTTTGAAAAAGCCCAGCAGTATGTTCCGAATTTAATCATCAGTGACGTCATTATGCCCGAAATGGTAGGCACAGAACTTTGCTCAAAAATCAAAGAGAACTTAAAAACCAGTCATATTCCTGTAATCCTGCTGACTTCAAGAACTTCACTGGTCTATAAATTTGAAGGACTGGAAAGCGGCGCCGATGATTATATCAGTAAACCTTTTAATCTAACCGAATTTAAACTTCGCATTAAAAACCTGCTGAATTCCACCGAACGTCTGAAAAACAAATTCTCAAATGAAGACAGTTTTGTTCCTTCAGAGATTACCGTTTCTTCACTGGACGAGGAACTGCTGAAAAAAGCCTTTAAAATTGTAGAAGAAAATATTTCAAACGAGCAATTTGATATTCCGTTTTTCTGTACCGAATTAGGCGTCAGCCGGACCATGTTGTTTTTGAAAATTAAAGCCTGGACCAATTATACACCCAACGAATTTATCCACGAAATACGAATGAAACGTGCGGCCCAACTGTTAGAACAAAACAAATTAAATGTCTCCGAAGTGAGTTACAAAGTAGGTTTTAATAATCCGAAATACTTTAGCAAATGTTTCCAGAAAAAATACGGCGAAACCCCGACACAGTTTGCGGATAAGTTTTTCAGCTCGTCTGTCATTTATTAG
- a CDS encoding RagB/SusD family nutrient uptake outer membrane protein encodes MKKYIAFLFLGIFAFGCSDLEEKPVGIIRPENFFSNTDDLQAAVNGAFANIAHNNYWGREFTIALMLRDDMADIGDRTTQAARIDVNDFSMNDTNALVANFWPQSYIIITAANQAIEGAKKTPGDPAKVNAIVAQAYFARAFAYYHLVRIFGDIPYIDFVVNDVSQVNSLSRTKQADVYPKIIADLEFAKQWLEDKPKVKAVPGKGTAAGYLASVYLTLGNYQKAYDESKYVITNEAKFGLGLDADFQDLFNATKTAALKEPLFTVDFNNLTSGNYGQDYTAFFTGSLKDETYSYGQGFSVAVPSLKVFNDWDKRDYRRAVSFDTIIRKKVGNNLQIFPSSDNEKAPRPHIAKYYRFPGKAGANGRTSQHNYITMRFAEVLLTAAEALNEITPGTAEADGYVNRVRARARNKAGKLVSFPANVTPGLSQSAFRKMVIDERRLELAFEYVRWYDIKRLQNGPEVFGPTGFEPHANFDPNKDYLFPLPGTELAINPNLKPNNPGY; translated from the coding sequence ATGAAAAAATATATAGCTTTTCTTTTTCTGGGAATATTCGCTTTTGGATGTTCCGACTTAGAAGAAAAACCGGTGGGAATCATTCGTCCGGAAAACTTCTTCAGCAATACAGATGACCTGCAGGCTGCTGTAAACGGAGCTTTTGCCAACATTGCCCATAATAATTATTGGGGAAGAGAATTTACAATCGCTTTAATGTTGCGCGATGACATGGCCGATATTGGCGACAGAACCACTCAGGCTGCCCGTATCGATGTGAACGATTTTTCGATGAACGACACCAATGCACTGGTGGCCAACTTCTGGCCGCAATCGTACATCATTATCACCGCAGCCAATCAGGCAATCGAAGGCGCTAAAAAAACACCAGGTGATCCCGCCAAAGTAAACGCCATTGTGGCTCAGGCTTATTTTGCAAGAGCTTTTGCCTACTATCATTTAGTTCGCATCTTTGGAGATATTCCCTACATCGACTTTGTGGTAAATGACGTATCGCAGGTAAATTCCCTAAGCAGAACCAAACAAGCCGATGTATATCCGAAAATTATTGCCGATCTGGAATTTGCCAAACAATGGCTGGAAGACAAACCAAAAGTAAAAGCTGTTCCCGGAAAAGGTACTGCTGCGGGTTATCTGGCCTCTGTTTATTTGACCCTTGGAAACTATCAAAAAGCCTACGACGAGTCCAAATATGTTATAACCAACGAAGCTAAGTTTGGTTTAGGACTGGACGCTGATTTTCAGGATTTGTTTAATGCCACAAAAACAGCGGCACTTAAAGAACCTTTATTTACAGTTGATTTCAACAACTTAACTTCCGGAAATTACGGTCAGGATTATACTGCATTTTTCACCGGTTCTCTAAAAGACGAAACCTACAGCTACGGACAAGGATTTTCGGTAGCCGTTCCTTCTTTAAAAGTATTCAACGACTGGGACAAAAGAGATTACCGAAGAGCGGTAAGTTTTGACACCATCATCAGAAAAAAAGTGGGCAATAATTTGCAAATTTTTCCTTCGAGTGATAACGAAAAAGCGCCACGTCCGCATATTGCCAAATACTATCGTTTTCCCGGAAAAGCGGGTGCCAACGGAAGAACTTCACAGCACAATTACATCACGATGCGTTTTGCCGAGGTACTCCTGACAGCAGCCGAAGCCTTAAATGAAATTACTCCCGGAACCGCAGAAGCAGACGGATATGTAAACCGCGTACGCGCCAGAGCCAGAAACAAAGCCGGAAAACTGGTTTCCTTTCCTGCCAATGTAACACCGGGTTTATCTCAATCTGCTTTCAGAAAAATGGTTATCGATGAACGCAGACTAGAATTGGCTTTTGAATATGTAAGATGGTACGACATCAAAAGACTCCAAAATGGTCCGGAAGTATTTGGTCCGACTGGTTTTGAACCGCATGCTAATTTTGATCCCAACAAGGATTATTTATTTCCATTACCGGGCACTGAGTTAGCGATCAACCCGAACTTAAAACCAAACAATCCCGGTTACTAA